The following is a genomic window from Ictalurus furcatus strain D&B chromosome 14, Billie_1.0, whole genome shotgun sequence.
acacacacagtctgagtATTAAATCATATTACAGTAATAATCAAACTCTTTTACTGTTCCAAGTGTAAAAATCTTTATTAACACCTGAGTGTGGAATAAGGTTCTACTTTGACCTGACCTTgatgtgattttgtgtgtgcgcgtgtgtgcgcatgcgtgcGTGTCCTCCAGGCCTCGGAGTCAAAGCGTGAGCAGTTCAGGAGGTACCTGGAGAAGGCCGGGGTACTGGACAGTCTGACTAACGGTGTGTGCTGCTAATGTTCATGATCATATCACCTGAATCTCACACATCCAGCGCTAACCTTCTCCTCCCACTCACTTCACAGTGCTGGTGGCCTTATATGAGGAGACGGAGAAACCCAGCAACGCCCTGGAGTATCCTTCActagtctctctcacactcactcacacacacacacacacagatagacagcACACTAGGGACTATAGGGCTCATTCTAGGTTTAGACATACCTGATTGATCTCTCTTTGAGATATGCCAATAACAAGAAAACCACAGGAAGGGCAGCTCAGAATGCTGTGTACAGAGTTATTCACTAATATGTAAAATACTAAACTGCAGTCGTATCATTTTCACAGCTATGTTGAGTTTAACGCTGTCAGGAGGAGATTTTAGAGCTTTGAGTGATGACTGACTGAGCTACTGTTTGCTGTCTAGCTGACATCCATAATTTAATCAGTCCTGCAAGTATAAGtatctaatgtaatgtaccAACTGAAAATATAATCAACATTTACACTCGACACAAACTATATTTGAGGGAAAATCATGTTGATCTGGCTGTAAGTTACACAGCTGACTGGTGAAGTGTACTTATGCTCCACTGGTTATAGAAGGAGAGACTGGCTAACCTCACTACGTATTTAGTCTTTGCCCTGGTCTTAAAGTCACTATTAAATTACTCTAAAATTGAGCTAGTGTTAGCTGCCTTGGTTTATGCTGTCATAATACCAGTACTATGGGCTAGCATCAAAATGTTAAATCATTTGTGGAGCTGTAACTTTAGGGAGTGGGTGGGCCTAAAAACTACTGCAGCCAGTCACTAGAGGGCCCCAGAGACACCTTGGCTTCACTTTTAACCCCTTATTACAGCGTCCACACATCGTCAGTGGTtcagggagtgtgtgtgtaacccacaatgcactgcagtgTTGGTTGTTGATCCTTAGCGAGCGTTTTGTTAGTTTTATAAAGCAGCACCTGTCTGCAGGAGATCTGGACTCCAGCCAGGCCGAGGTTCTCCGAGTGGAACTGGAGGAACTacagcataaatatgacctgctACAGGAGGAGAACCGTGAGCTCAGGAACCGGGTGAGGAACATCACCACCTCCTCCATCCTATATACAATtgcaattaaaattatttaacccccactgcaaatcaggtttattccCAAAattttcagactttcagctgtaacgatgaacaaatcaaacgaaagcagttgaaatagttcgacacaacgaatgcttcaagcggtttccccaaattcaactgaaaatgcaacttataatgatttctcaatactcataattattcacccctgaatagaatccctcacaacagcacaagtaTGCAAAACAGGTATTATCTcgagcacacctgatgcaattaatcaagggcttcattagttgcaccaggtgtgcttgagctggaacacatggaatacctgaactggctaggggtagaataTCATGAAATGCCTGGACGGGCAGAAAAatgaagctatcaacggctacaagcagatttctgagaaggcaggttgtgaaaaaccctcgagagactgtaaaagacctgcagcgagacttgatgcaacaggcactgaggtttcagtgagcacagtaaggtgtgtattaaatgcagaaggtttccatgccagaacttcaagacgttcaccactactgacccaaaaacacaagaaaagtaactcaaaatcatttaaataatccacagaagtttgcAGAAgctttgcagcaggtcataacagcaaaaggagctctactaagtactaaagatgctcgccatgaagggggtgaataattttgagactgaagaaatcattataaattgcattttcagttgaatttggggaaaccacttgaagcattcgttgtgtctaaatatttaaatcgtgtttgttgatttgttcattgcaaacagctgaaagtctgtacattctgacaataaacctgatttgcaatgtgggGGTAAAGAATTtttattgcaactgtatgtgttACCTGTCCCTTTCAGCCCTTTTTCCTCTGGCTGTTTCCCATGCAAAGCACTCTTGGTCACTCCTGGTTTGGTTgagaccacgcccacttcaggttTCAATCTGATACAGATGCAGGTAGTGGTGTAGCATGAAAGATGAGGTTATTATGCAGTTATTCCCAGGATACGGTGAAGAGTAACTGTATAACAGTGAtgggtaatgtgtgtgtgatgatccTGTTGCTGAATGTTGGGTAAATATGAACTGCTGCGTGGTTCACACTTCAGTGACTCTCTTCTCAGAAGgaaatcatttaaaacacaaacatcgtGATTAAAAAGCTAAACATGCTGGCTGGATCTATGCACACCTTGTTATGGTAATGTGAATATTAAAGCCCGCTCCCAGCATGGATCAGATTACACATAACATGCAGATTTTATACCCAATGTCCAGATTAGGGTTCTTCTAAACACAGTTCAACATGAATCTGAAATGACTGACTCGGTGTGAGTGCTGAAACACAGCcgaacacatatacacatgggTGACGGAGATAACcacataaaattattttattggcTCTTAACAATCATTTCTCTGGGACTGTGTTTCCCTCATGTTCCTCTCacatgtctttttattttcccttGATGGTTCTTTAACTTTTCTGTTGCATTCCACTCACATTCTCCTGCctacctgtctgtgtgtgtgtgtgtgtgtgtgtgtgtgtgtgtgattttacatGGTTCACCAGttgagtatgagtgtgtaagtccTGTTTCCTGATGTGGATGTTTCTCTCCCTGCAGCTGCTGCAGTATGAACCGGCTGCTGAAGATGCAGGAGCAGAATGACTgagtttactttaatttactttaattattattataattataattaagaGCAATAATAATGATGTCATTGTTGTGTTAATTTGTGCAGATTTATGTTCTCActggtgcagtgtgtgtgtgtgtgatgctcagAAGGGttatttaatttgataaacAGTTTACTGTTGGATTTATGAATAAACACAATACACCTTttctgcatctgtgtgtgtgtgtgtgtgtgtgtgtgttaaatgaaaatgagtCGTTGTTCTGAATCCATTTGCAGCACATTTTTGACCCACttcagacttttttcttttatctgaGCAGTTTATCAGCATGAGCAGGAGAATGAAAGCACACACTGATCATTGGTTTATAATGAAAATGCAGCAGCAGAATCTAAACATGCAGAGTATtagtttaataatattattccTCCTGTAGTGGTCAGTATTGAGCAGGGTTAAGTGCtggtttgtttgattttatagCAGTACATCTATTATAAATTCACGTGTAACTTTTCTGCGTCTGTCAGTATAAATACTGAGGTCATGTCCTATGCTGCTGACACACGTGTGGAAATaagagaaacaggaaatgagaaGAACACTAGATCATCTGTAGAGACTTCAGCACTTGTAACCCTTTATTCATCAcggtttttatatttaaacatgGAAACATCATTGCTTAAGGTTGTTTCAGATCTGTAGGTCTGTGGCTCTCCTGCTGCTCACAGTGCTGACCAATGAGGTACGACGGTTTGGCGAGAGGGCGGGGCTTCGGCGTGACTCAGAGCTTACGTCACACAC
Proteins encoded in this region:
- the mycbp gene encoding C-Myc-binding protein isoform X2, whose amino-acid sequence is MAHYRASESKREQFRRYLEKAGVLDSLTNVLVALYEETEKPSNALDFIKQHLSAGDLDSSQAEVLRVELEELQHKYDLLQEENRELRNRLLQYEPAAEDAGAE
- the mycbp gene encoding C-Myc-binding protein isoform X1 yields the protein MAHYRASESKREQFRRYLEKAGVLDSLTNVLVALYEETEKPSNALDFIKQHLSAGDLDSSQAEVLRVELEELQHKYDLLQEENRELRNRPFFLWLFPMQSTLGHSWFG